The Achromobacter deleyi genome has a window encoding:
- a CDS encoding MFS transporter, producing the protein MNTATAANTLLSDTAVRRRDWKIILLIGVAHASSHFFQLVLPSLYGALGLEFGLDFARLGLLVSAFYVVSGIGQASSGFVVDRIGARPVLWFGLGCFVLSGLLIGSATGYAMLMAAAVVGGIGNSVFHPADYSIINHRITAPRLGHAFSTHGLTGNLGWALTPVFITSITLLASWRVAAYSAAGLVALVLLLTVLGRDLIGGPSPLDARADGKDGDQAARSAAKPQEGVLTTLAALLAKPALWGAFLFFACTSIALSSVQNYTIPLLGQLYDLSKVTASSALSGYMVASAVGMAAGGFLVSANPRTERTVMVALILAGLTLVVLALGLVPAVLAAPVVGLAGFCSGVAAPSRDMLIRKVTPKGSTGSVYGLVYSGMDVGSALGPLAFGLLLDAGLRQGPWVGAGVAFAVAAFLAQWIAVQARRAEPPAVAVSARS; encoded by the coding sequence ATGAACACCGCTACCGCTGCAAATACCTTGCTTTCGGACACCGCTGTCCGCCGGCGCGACTGGAAGATCATCCTGCTGATCGGCGTGGCGCACGCATCCTCCCACTTTTTCCAACTGGTCCTGCCGTCGCTCTATGGCGCATTGGGCCTGGAGTTCGGGCTGGACTTTGCGCGCCTGGGGCTGCTGGTATCGGCTTTCTACGTGGTGTCCGGCATCGGCCAGGCCTCGTCGGGATTCGTGGTCGACCGGATCGGCGCGCGTCCGGTGCTGTGGTTCGGGCTGGGGTGCTTCGTGCTGTCCGGGCTGCTGATAGGATCGGCCACGGGCTACGCCATGCTGATGGCCGCGGCGGTCGTGGGCGGCATCGGCAACTCGGTCTTCCACCCGGCGGACTACTCCATCATCAACCATCGCATTACTGCCCCCCGTCTGGGCCATGCGTTCTCGACGCACGGGCTGACCGGCAACCTGGGCTGGGCGCTGACGCCCGTGTTCATCACCTCCATCACGCTGCTGGCCAGCTGGCGCGTGGCGGCCTACAGCGCCGCGGGCCTGGTGGCGCTGGTGCTGCTGCTGACCGTGCTGGGGCGCGACCTGATCGGCGGCCCCTCGCCGCTGGACGCGCGAGCCGACGGCAAGGACGGCGACCAGGCGGCCAGATCCGCCGCCAAACCGCAGGAGGGCGTGCTGACGACCCTGGCTGCCCTGTTGGCCAAGCCGGCGCTGTGGGGCGCGTTCCTGTTCTTTGCCTGCACCTCCATCGCGCTGTCGTCGGTGCAGAACTACACCATCCCGCTGTTGGGCCAGTTGTATGACTTGTCCAAGGTGACCGCCAGCTCGGCCTTGTCCGGCTACATGGTGGCCTCGGCCGTGGGCATGGCGGCCGGCGGCTTCCTGGTGTCGGCCAATCCCCGCACCGAGCGCACCGTGATGGTGGCGCTGATCCTGGCGGGCCTGACGCTGGTGGTGCTGGCGCTGGGCCTGGTGCCAGCGGTGCTGGCGGCGCCGGTGGTGGGCCTGGCCGGCTTCTGCTCCGGCGTGGCCGCGCCGTCGCGCGACATGCTGATCCGCAAGGTAACTCCCAAGGGGTCCACCGGCTCGGTCTACGGCCTGGTCTATTCGGGCATGGACGTGGGCTCGGCCCTGGGTCCGCTCGCTTTCGGCCTGCTGCTGGACGCCGGCCTGCGCCAGGGTCCCTGGGTGGGCGCCGGCGTGGCGTTCGCGGTGGCTGCCTTCCTGGCCCAGTGGATTGCCGTGCAGGCCCGTCGCGCCGAACCGCCGGCCGTGGCGGTGTCGGCGCGCTCCTGA
- a CDS encoding cytochrome-c peroxidase encodes MRKQGTLLAMGIVLGLWAGQAWSASQEPIQPIEPLVVKEPAKVELGKKLFFDPRLSRSGAISCNSCHNLGMGGSDNLKASIGHKWQQGGINSPTVLNSSLSIAQFWDGRAKDLREQAGGPIENPMEMASSHELAVQVLNSIPGYRAEFKRVFGKDGITIQEVTGALAAFEETLVTPNSRFDQWLKGDKKALTVRELAGYDLFKNSGCVACHNGVAVGGNSFQKMGLVTPYVTENKAEGRAAVTGKDADRFNFKVPTLRNVALTYPYFHDGEAATLTQAVDVMGRLQLGRTFSADENAQIVAFLKTLTGDQPVIQYPVLPPSEDDTPRPEPFVK; translated from the coding sequence ATGAGAAAGCAAGGCACGCTGCTGGCGATGGGGATCGTACTGGGGTTATGGGCCGGGCAGGCCTGGAGCGCGTCGCAGGAACCCATCCAGCCGATCGAACCCCTGGTCGTCAAGGAACCGGCCAAGGTCGAGCTGGGCAAGAAGCTCTTTTTCGATCCGCGTCTGTCGCGCTCCGGCGCGATCTCCTGCAATTCCTGTCACAACCTGGGCATGGGCGGGTCGGACAACCTGAAGGCGTCCATTGGCCACAAGTGGCAGCAGGGCGGAATCAACTCGCCTACGGTGCTCAATTCCAGCCTCAGCATCGCCCAGTTCTGGGACGGCCGCGCCAAGGACCTGCGCGAACAGGCGGGCGGCCCCATTGAGAATCCGATGGAGATGGCCTCGTCCCACGAACTGGCTGTCCAGGTGCTCAACTCCATCCCCGGCTATCGGGCGGAGTTCAAGCGGGTCTTCGGCAAGGACGGGATCACCATCCAGGAAGTGACGGGCGCGCTGGCCGCGTTCGAGGAAACCCTGGTCACGCCGAACTCCCGCTTCGACCAGTGGCTCAAGGGCGACAAGAAGGCGCTGACGGTACGCGAGCTGGCCGGCTACGATCTCTTCAAGAACAGCGGCTGCGTGGCCTGCCACAACGGCGTGGCCGTGGGCGGCAATTCGTTCCAGAAGATGGGGCTGGTCACGCCCTACGTGACGGAGAACAAGGCCGAAGGGCGGGCGGCGGTGACGGGCAAGGATGCGGACCGCTTCAACTTCAAGGTGCCGACCCTGCGCAACGTGGCGCTGACCTATCCGTACTTCCATGACGGCGAGGCGGCCACGCTGACGCAAGCGGTGGACGTGATGGGCCGCCTGCAATTGGGCCGCACCTTCTCGGCGGATGAAAATGCGCAGATCGTGGCGTTCCTGAAGACGCTCACGGGCGATCAGCCTGTCATCCAGTACCCGGTGCTGCCGCCGTCCGAAGACGACACGCCGCGCCCTGAACCCTTCGTGAAGTAA
- the queF gene encoding NADPH-dependent 7-cyano-7-deazaguanine reductase QueF (Catalyzes the NADPH-dependent reduction of 7-cyano-7-deazaguanine (preQ0) to 7-aminomethyl-7-deazaguanine (preQ1) in queuosine biosynthesis), with amino-acid sequence MTLSHGPLGQSVAYASQYDPSLLFPIARSHNRAALNLSAGSLPFTGVDLWNAYELSWLDAKGKPRVAMATFSVPADSPNIIESKSFKLYLNSFNQTRLVNSAALRGRLERDLSAAAGAPVGLDFFLPQRFSELRMGELDGIYIDKLDIEIDTYEPAPEVLRTRPGDVVEETLASRLLKSNCPVTGQPDWASVQIRYRGAPIDRESLLRYVVSFRQHAEFHEHCVERIFSDIMQACGPEQLTVYARYTRRGGLDINPWRSNFETAPPADVRTVRQ; translated from the coding sequence ATGACCCTGTCTCACGGCCCGCTCGGGCAGAGCGTGGCCTACGCCTCGCAATACGACCCCTCGCTGCTCTTTCCCATCGCGCGTTCGCACAACCGCGCGGCGCTGAACCTCAGCGCCGGCAGCCTGCCGTTCACGGGCGTGGACCTGTGGAACGCCTACGAGCTCTCTTGGCTGGACGCCAAGGGCAAGCCGCGCGTGGCCATGGCCACGTTCTCGGTGCCGGCGGACAGCCCCAACATCATCGAGTCCAAGTCGTTCAAGCTTTATCTGAATTCGTTCAACCAGACCCGCCTGGTCAACTCCGCCGCCCTGCGCGGCCGCCTGGAGCGCGACCTGAGTGCCGCCGCGGGCGCGCCCGTGGGATTGGATTTCTTCCTGCCCCAGCGCTTCTCCGAATTGCGGATGGGCGAACTGGACGGCATCTATATAGACAAGCTGGATATCGAGATCGACACCTACGAACCGGCGCCCGAGGTGCTGCGCACCCGGCCCGGGGACGTGGTCGAGGAAACGCTGGCGTCGCGCCTGCTGAAATCGAACTGTCCGGTGACCGGCCAGCCCGATTGGGCCAGCGTGCAGATCCGCTATCGCGGCGCGCCGATAGACCGCGAGTCGCTGCTGCGCTATGTGGTGTCGTTCCGCCAGCACGCGGAATTCCACGAACACTGCGTCGAGCGCATCTTCAGCGACATCATGCAGGCTTGCGGTCCCGAGCAGCTGACGGTGTATGCGCGCTACACGCGCCGCGGCGGGCTGGACATCAATCCGTGGCGCAGCAACTTCGAGACGGCGCCACCCGCGGACGTGCGCACCGTCCGCCAGTAA
- the aceA gene encoding isocitrate lyase: MSNRETEIRNLQKDWAENTRWQGIKRDYSAEDVIRLRGSISVEHTLARRGATRLWELLHSEPFVNSLGALTGNQAMQQVKAGLKAIYLSGWQVAGDANLAGEMYPDQSLYPANSVPQVVRRINNSLTRCDQIQWMEGKNPGDEGYLDFFAPIVADAEAGFGGVLNAYELMKAMIEAGASGVHFEDQLASVKKCGHMGGKVLVPTREAVAKLVSARLAADTMGTPTVLLARTDADAADLVTSDVDENDRPFITGERTVEGFFRTRAGIDQAISRGLAYAPYADLIWCETSTPNLEYARKFAEAIHRQFPGKLLAYNCSPSFNWKKNLDDGTIAKFQRELGAMGYKFQFITLAGFHALNYGMFELAHGYARRQMSAFVELQQKEFAAAEMGFTAVKHQREVGTGYFDAVTQTIEGGKSSTTALTGSTEEAQFEHGKTQKAA; the protein is encoded by the coding sequence ATGAGCAATCGCGAAACCGAAATCCGCAATCTGCAGAAGGATTGGGCAGAGAACACCCGCTGGCAGGGCATCAAGCGCGACTACAGCGCCGAGGATGTCATCCGCCTGCGCGGTTCGATCAGCGTCGAACACACGCTGGCCCGCCGCGGCGCCACCCGCCTGTGGGAACTCCTGCATAGCGAGCCTTTCGTGAATTCGCTGGGCGCCCTGACCGGCAACCAGGCCATGCAGCAGGTCAAGGCCGGCCTGAAGGCCATCTACCTGTCCGGCTGGCAGGTCGCCGGCGACGCCAACCTGGCCGGCGAGATGTACCCCGACCAGTCGCTGTATCCCGCCAATTCGGTGCCGCAGGTGGTTCGCCGCATCAACAATTCGCTGACCCGCTGCGACCAGATCCAGTGGATGGAAGGCAAGAACCCCGGCGATGAAGGCTACCTCGACTTCTTCGCCCCCATCGTGGCGGACGCCGAGGCCGGTTTTGGCGGCGTGCTCAACGCCTACGAACTGATGAAGGCCATGATCGAGGCCGGCGCCTCGGGCGTGCACTTCGAAGACCAGCTCGCTTCCGTGAAGAAGTGCGGCCACATGGGCGGCAAGGTGCTGGTTCCCACCCGCGAGGCCGTGGCCAAGCTGGTGTCGGCCCGTCTGGCCGCCGACACGATGGGCACGCCCACCGTGCTGCTGGCCCGCACCGATGCCGATGCCGCCGACCTGGTGACCAGCGACGTCGACGAAAACGACCGTCCGTTCATCACCGGCGAACGCACCGTGGAAGGCTTCTTCCGCACCCGCGCCGGCATTGATCAGGCCATCTCGCGCGGTCTGGCCTATGCCCCGTATGCCGACCTGATCTGGTGCGAAACGTCCACGCCCAACCTGGAGTACGCCCGCAAGTTCGCGGAGGCCATCCATCGTCAGTTCCCCGGCAAGCTGCTGGCGTACAACTGCTCGCCGTCGTTCAACTGGAAGAAGAACCTGGACGACGGCACCATCGCCAAGTTCCAGCGCGAACTGGGCGCCATGGGCTACAAGTTCCAGTTCATCACGCTGGCCGGCTTCCACGCGCTGAACTACGGCATGTTCGAACTGGCCCATGGCTATGCCCGCCGCCAGATGAGCGCCTTCGTGGAACTGCAGCAGAAGGAATTCGCCGCCGCCGAAATGGGCTTTACCGCCGTGAAGCATCAGCGCGAAGTGGGCACCGGCTACTTCGACGCCGTGACGCAGACGATCGAAGGCGGCAAGTCCTCGACCACCGCGCTGACCGGCTCGACGGAAGAGGCCCAGTTCGAACATGGCAAGACGCAGAAGGCCGCGTAA
- a CDS encoding NAD(P)-dependent alcohol dehydrogenase, protein MIQARGYAAHSTDTPLVPFSFTRREPGDDDVLIEILYSGICHSDLHQARGDWGNSMYPMVPGHEIVGRVAQVGKNVSKFKVGDYAGVGCMVDSCSHCKACRLNLEQYCEEGATLTYNDKERGSDQLTFGGYSDRIVAKEHFVVKVSDKLDLKAVAPLLCAGITTYSPLRHWKVGPGQKVGVIGLGGLGHMGVKFARALGAHVVMITTSADKGRDAKRLGADEVLVSRDAEAMAAHAGSFDFLLNTVPVSHDVNPYMALLTLDGTMALVGALTPLDPIPGANLIMGRKSLAGSAIGGMEETQEMMDFCAEHGIVSDVEIVPIQSVNEAYERLLKNDVKYRFVIDMASLAEEPAAA, encoded by the coding sequence ATGATCCAAGCCCGAGGCTACGCCGCCCACAGCACCGACACCCCGCTCGTCCCGTTCAGCTTCACCCGCCGCGAACCGGGCGACGACGACGTATTGATCGAAATCCTCTACAGCGGCATCTGCCATTCCGATCTGCACCAGGCGCGCGGGGACTGGGGCAATTCCATGTATCCCATGGTGCCGGGCCATGAGATCGTCGGCCGTGTCGCCCAGGTCGGCAAGAACGTCAGCAAGTTCAAGGTGGGCGACTACGCCGGCGTCGGCTGCATGGTCGACTCCTGCAGCCATTGCAAGGCCTGCCGCCTGAACCTGGAGCAATACTGCGAGGAAGGCGCCACGCTGACCTACAACGACAAGGAACGCGGCAGCGACCAGCTCACCTTCGGCGGCTATTCGGATCGCATCGTGGCGAAGGAACACTTCGTCGTTAAGGTCTCCGACAAGCTGGACCTGAAGGCCGTCGCACCGCTGCTGTGCGCCGGCATCACCACCTATTCGCCGCTGCGCCACTGGAAAGTGGGCCCTGGCCAGAAGGTAGGCGTCATCGGCCTGGGCGGCCTGGGCCACATGGGCGTGAAGTTCGCGCGAGCCCTGGGCGCGCACGTGGTGATGATCACCACGTCGGCCGACAAGGGCCGCGACGCCAAGCGCCTGGGCGCCGACGAAGTGCTGGTCTCGCGCGACGCCGAGGCCATGGCGGCGCACGCCGGCAGCTTCGACTTCCTGCTGAACACGGTTCCCGTCAGCCACGACGTGAATCCCTACATGGCGCTGCTGACGCTGGACGGCACCATGGCGCTGGTGGGGGCGCTGACTCCGCTGGATCCCATTCCCGGCGCCAACCTGATCATGGGGCGCAAGTCCCTGGCGGGCTCGGCGATCGGCGGCATGGAGGAAACGCAGGAGATGATGGACTTCTGCGCCGAACACGGCATCGTCAGCGACGTGGAAATCGTGCCGATCCAATCCGTCAACGAAGCCTACGAGCGCCTGCTGAAGAACGACGTGAAGTACCGCTTCGTGATCGACATGGCATCGCTCGCCGAGGAACCTGCCGCGGCGTAA
- a CDS encoding LysR family transcriptional regulator, whose product MLPDNLSHLAAFSAVARLGSFRKAGEELGLSTSAVSYAIRNLEERLGVNLFNRTTRSVALTEAGQRLAERLQPVLHDLGDALEEMNQFRGTASGTLRINTSRAASYMLLMPLAAQFLAAYPDIRLEIGEDDSFVDIVGSGFDAGVRLLEAVPEDMVAVPIGPRLRAAVVAAPAYLQGRDPPRHPSELMRHECVRYRFPSGRYYKWEFEKDGVAVEIDVPGRIALSDVHAEVRAAVDGIGIGCVPESYVMGLLQAGRLVRVLEDWCPLVPGFMLYYPRQRRVSSALRAFIDMARQ is encoded by the coding sequence ATGCTGCCCGACAATCTCTCCCACCTGGCTGCCTTCTCGGCCGTCGCCCGCCTTGGCAGCTTCCGCAAGGCCGGCGAGGAACTGGGCTTGTCGACCTCGGCGGTCAGTTACGCCATCCGCAACCTGGAAGAGCGGCTGGGCGTGAACCTGTTCAACCGGACCACGCGCAGCGTGGCGCTGACCGAGGCCGGCCAGCGCCTGGCCGAACGCCTGCAGCCGGTGCTGCACGACCTGGGCGATGCGCTTGAGGAAATGAACCAGTTCCGCGGCACCGCGTCCGGCACGCTGCGCATCAACACCTCGCGCGCGGCCTCCTACATGCTGCTGATGCCGCTGGCGGCGCAATTCCTGGCGGCCTACCCGGATATCCGGCTGGAAATCGGCGAAGACGACAGCTTTGTCGATATCGTCGGCTCCGGCTTTGATGCGGGGGTGCGGCTGCTGGAGGCGGTGCCGGAGGACATGGTGGCCGTGCCGATCGGCCCCCGGCTGCGCGCCGCGGTAGTGGCTGCCCCTGCCTACCTGCAAGGGCGCGACCCGCCGCGCCATCCCTCGGAGCTGATGCGGCACGAATGCGTCCGCTACCGCTTTCCCAGCGGCCGCTATTACAAGTGGGAATTCGAAAAGGACGGCGTGGCGGTCGAGATCGACGTGCCGGGCCGCATCGCGTTGAGCGACGTGCACGCGGAGGTGCGCGCGGCGGTCGACGGCATAGGCATAGGCTGCGTGCCGGAAAGCTATGTCATGGGGCTGCTGCAGGCGGGCAGGCTGGTGCGGGTGCTGGAGGACTGGTGCCCGCTGGTCCCCGGCTTCATGCTGTATTACCCGCGGCAGCGGCGCGTGTCGTCCGCCCTGCGGGCGTTCATCGACATGGCCAGGCAATGA
- a CDS encoding LysR family transcriptional regulator, whose product MKIESFRTLNAVLRGGSFAAGAADMNLSPSAVSLQMKQMEEYFGQPLFDRSALQVRPNAFAGEVDAVLQDALARLDELRRRSTPAVEGRVRLGTIEPLQVTLLPPLLRKLRERYPLLDVRLVRGRATELTERLKQGEIDAAIITQPETGGSSRLSWTPLFRETLVLIAPPDSRETRIAELFQQYEWIRFDKTTIGGRLAARYVAQHAPHARCRIDMQSLAALTALVSAGLGVCVLPEPGPNLLNVHPVRVLSLGKQPPYRQISFVCRQADQENRLVQALLEGARP is encoded by the coding sequence ATGAAGATCGAATCTTTTCGTACGCTCAACGCCGTGCTGCGCGGCGGCAGCTTCGCGGCGGGCGCGGCCGACATGAACCTGTCGCCCAGCGCCGTCAGCCTGCAGATGAAGCAAATGGAGGAGTACTTCGGACAGCCGCTGTTCGACCGCTCCGCGCTGCAGGTCCGGCCCAACGCCTTTGCGGGGGAAGTCGACGCGGTGCTGCAGGACGCGCTGGCCCGCCTGGACGAACTGCGCCGCCGCAGCACGCCGGCCGTCGAGGGCCGCGTGCGACTGGGCACGATCGAGCCGCTGCAAGTGACCTTGCTGCCGCCGCTGCTGCGCAAGCTGCGCGAACGCTATCCGCTGCTGGACGTGCGGCTGGTGCGGGGCCGCGCCACCGAGCTGACGGAAAGGCTGAAGCAAGGCGAGATCGACGCCGCCATCATCACGCAGCCGGAAACCGGCGGCTCCAGCCGCCTGTCCTGGACGCCGCTATTCCGCGAAACGCTGGTGCTGATCGCCCCGCCCGATTCGCGCGAGACCCGCATCGCCGAACTGTTCCAGCAGTACGAATGGATCCGCTTCGACAAAACCACCATCGGCGGGCGCCTGGCCGCGCGCTATGTGGCGCAGCATGCGCCGCACGCGCGCTGCCGCATCGATATGCAATCGCTGGCGGCGCTGACGGCGCTGGTGTCCGCCGGCCTGGGCGTTTGCGTGCTGCCCGAACCCGGCCCCAATCTGCTGAACGTGCATCCGGTGCGCGTGCTGTCGCTGGGCAAGCAGCCGCCCTACCGGCAGATCTCGTTCGTCTGCCGCCAGGCCGACCAGGAAAACCGGCTGGTTCAGGCCTTGCTGGAAGGCGCCCGGCCATAG
- a CDS encoding tripartite tricarboxylate transporter substrate binding protein has protein sequence MKKNLAGVRAALLPALALTLALGAPGAAAAQPAAAAVPATITMVVPFPPGGSNDVFARVLAERLGERLASTVIVENRPGAGGAIGAEYVARAPKDGSVLMLSSSTLTTNAAVQTNLKYDVVRSFAPVAMLARSPMALVVGKDSPYQSMADLLAAGRKEPGKLTYGSAGLGSVNQMASEILAGGEKTSFTHVPYKGMSHALNDLAGGRVDFVIGSFASTASLLKGGRLKVLAVTSPERSQFYPALPTIGEGQPGYAVELWWGVLAPAGTPAPLVDKLNAEIRGIVNDQKMRAMFAEESAVPAELTVPQFAALVQADAAKWKQVAQDRNISIQ, from the coding sequence ATGAAGAAGAACCTAGCCGGCGTTCGCGCCGCCTTGTTGCCCGCGTTGGCGCTGACCCTGGCGCTGGGCGCGCCGGGCGCCGCGGCGGCCCAGCCGGCCGCAGCCGCCGTGCCGGCGACCATCACGATGGTGGTGCCGTTCCCGCCTGGCGGCAGCAACGACGTATTTGCGCGCGTACTGGCCGAGAGGCTGGGCGAACGGCTGGCGTCGACGGTCATCGTGGAAAACCGCCCGGGGGCGGGCGGCGCGATCGGCGCGGAATACGTCGCCCGCGCACCCAAGGACGGCTCAGTGCTGATGCTGTCCTCGTCCACCCTGACGACCAACGCCGCGGTGCAGACCAACCTGAAGTACGACGTGGTGCGCAGTTTCGCGCCGGTGGCCATGCTGGCCCGCAGTCCGATGGCCTTGGTCGTGGGCAAGGATTCGCCCTACCAATCAATGGCCGACCTGTTGGCCGCGGGCCGCAAGGAGCCGGGCAAGCTGACCTATGGCAGCGCCGGCCTTGGTTCGGTCAACCAGATGGCCAGCGAGATCCTGGCGGGCGGCGAGAAGACCTCGTTCACGCACGTGCCCTACAAGGGCATGTCGCATGCGCTCAACGACCTGGCCGGCGGGCGCGTGGACTTCGTGATCGGCAGCTTCGCGTCCACCGCGTCCCTGCTCAAGGGCGGCCGACTGAAGGTGCTGGCGGTGACCTCGCCCGAACGGTCGCAGTTCTATCCGGCGCTGCCCACCATCGGCGAAGGCCAGCCCGGCTACGCGGTCGAATTGTGGTGGGGCGTGCTGGCGCCGGCGGGTACGCCCGCGCCGCTGGTGGACAAGCTGAACGCCGAGATCCGCGGCATCGTCAACGACCAGAAGATGCGCGCCATGTTCGCCGAGGAAAGCGCGGTGCCGGCCGAACTGACCGTGCCGCAATTCGCCGCGCTGGTCCAGGCCGACGCCGCCAAATGGAAGCAGGTGGCCCAGGACCGCAACATCTCCATCCAGTAA
- a CDS encoding HpcH/HpaI aldolase/citrate lyase family protein, which yields MRSKLFVPGSRPELFAKALAGDADALSFDLEDAVAPSRKDEARDHLARMLATPQASASGKTLIVRVNALDSGHFHADVRAVVREGLHLVNLPKAETEADVVAAAAAIEQARCANGVRQPVGLLLNIESPRALRRAASLAAAHAGVAGLQLGLGDLFEPAGIARREPAAVHQAMFALRMAAAEAGVFAYDSAFANIQDEAGYRAEAELARRLGYLGKSCIHPRQVPLANAAFRPSDEEIAHAQRVVQAARDAAAQGVAAFVVDGRMIDGPFLRRAETILRAAAGLGLARQAEAQ from the coding sequence ATGAGAAGCAAACTGTTCGTACCCGGATCGCGTCCCGAGTTGTTCGCCAAGGCCCTCGCGGGCGACGCCGACGCCTTGTCCTTTGATCTGGAGGACGCGGTGGCGCCCTCGCGCAAGGACGAGGCCCGCGATCATCTGGCCCGCATGCTGGCTACGCCGCAGGCCTCGGCGTCGGGCAAGACGCTGATCGTGCGCGTCAACGCGCTGGATTCCGGCCACTTCCATGCCGACGTGCGGGCGGTGGTCCGCGAAGGCCTGCACCTGGTGAACCTGCCCAAGGCGGAGACCGAGGCCGATGTGGTGGCCGCGGCGGCCGCGATCGAGCAGGCGCGCTGCGCCAACGGGGTGCGGCAGCCGGTGGGGCTGCTGTTGAATATCGAATCGCCGCGCGCATTGCGCCGGGCGGCCAGCCTGGCGGCGGCGCATGCCGGCGTGGCCGGCTTGCAGCTGGGACTGGGCGACCTGTTCGAACCCGCCGGCATCGCCCGCCGCGAACCGGCGGCGGTGCACCAGGCGATGTTTGCGCTGCGCATGGCGGCGGCCGAAGCCGGCGTGTTCGCGTACGACTCGGCCTTCGCCAATATCCAGGACGAAGCCGGCTACCGGGCCGAGGCCGAACTGGCGCGCCGGCTGGGCTACCTGGGCAAGAGCTGCATACACCCCCGGCAGGTGCCGCTGGCCAACGCCGCGTTCCGCCCGTCCGACGAAGAAATCGCGCATGCGCAGCGCGTGGTGCAGGCGGCGCGCGACGCAGCCGCACAGGGCGTCGCGGCATTCGTGGTGGACGGCCGCATGATAGACGGGCCCTTCCTGCGCCGCGCCGAGACCATACTGCGCGCGGCCGCCGGGCTGGGCCTTGCGCGCCAAGCGGAGGCGCAATGA
- a CDS encoding CaiB/BaiF CoA transferase family protein: protein MMADATQSAGGPLAGVRVLDLSAYIAGPYGCTLLADQGADVIKIEPPGGDNLRKYPSTLDAESRAFLGVNRGKRGLVLDLKQPDALAALHELARQADVLVHNFRPSVPARLGIGYEQLAQINPRLIYCAVSGYGETGPLKDKAGYDQVLQTMTGMCALQGKAGGPPEILYGSIVDYYASSMVAAGVASALYERERSGRGQFVGVSLLRSALALQSARLIWAEDEPREVGRDMRSGGITGIHPTGDGHLYISANTPHFWQALCAKTGLTELAANERYDSVRKRAEHRDEIVPRLHQALRSRSALEWEAWFGEEVPCAAARGVEDMFDFPQVQAEDMISTFAHPVIGSYRGFAQAIKFGRSQPATPRAAPAFGEHSAEVLAEAGISMERPGP, encoded by the coding sequence ATGATGGCGGACGCAACGCAATCGGCGGGCGGCCCCCTGGCCGGGGTGCGCGTGCTGGACCTGAGCGCCTACATCGCCGGGCCCTACGGCTGCACGCTGCTGGCGGACCAGGGCGCCGACGTCATCAAGATCGAGCCGCCCGGCGGCGACAACCTGCGCAAGTATCCATCCACGCTGGACGCCGAGAGCCGCGCCTTCCTGGGCGTGAACCGGGGCAAGCGCGGCCTGGTGCTGGATTTGAAGCAGCCCGACGCGCTGGCCGCGCTGCACGAGCTGGCGCGCCAGGCGGACGTGCTGGTGCACAACTTCCGGCCCAGCGTGCCCGCGCGGCTGGGCATAGGCTATGAACAGCTGGCGCAGATCAATCCGCGGCTGATCTATTGCGCCGTCAGCGGCTACGGCGAGACCGGGCCCTTGAAGGACAAGGCGGGCTACGACCAGGTGCTGCAGACAATGACGGGCATGTGCGCCCTGCAGGGCAAGGCCGGAGGTCCGCCCGAGATCCTGTATGGATCCATCGTGGATTACTACGCTTCCTCCATGGTGGCCGCGGGCGTCGCGTCCGCGCTGTACGAGCGCGAGCGCAGCGGGCGCGGCCAGTTCGTGGGCGTGTCCCTGCTGCGCAGCGCGCTGGCGCTGCAATCGGCGCGGCTGATCTGGGCCGAGGACGAACCCCGGGAAGTCGGACGCGACATGCGTTCGGGCGGCATCACCGGCATTCACCCGACCGGCGACGGCCACCTGTACATTTCGGCGAACACGCCGCACTTCTGGCAGGCGCTGTGCGCCAAGACCGGCTTGACGGAACTGGCGGCCAACGAACGCTACGACTCGGTGCGCAAGCGCGCCGAACACCGCGACGAGATCGTCCCGCGCCTGCACCAGGCGCTGCGCTCGCGCAGCGCCCTGGAATGGGAGGCATGGTTCGGCGAAGAGGTGCCCTGCGCCGCGGCGCGCGGGGTGGAGGACATGTTCGACTTCCCGCAGGTGCAGGCCGAAGACATGATCTCCACGTTCGCGCATCCCGTGATCGGCAGCTACCGCGGGTTCGCCCAGGCCATCAAGTTCGGCCGCAGCCAACCCGCCACGCCCCGCGCCGCGCCGGCATTCGGCGAACACAGCGCCGAGGTGCTGGCCGAGGCGGGGATATCCATGGAGCGGCCCGGGCCCTAG